Within the Anaerolineae bacterium genome, the region TGTCCCCCCGCATCGGTAACGCCCGCTTCCCGTAACACGGGCAACAGGGCGGGGGTATTAGCCTGGGCCAGCCTGGCTGCGGCCAAAACCGCGACCAGTTGAGCCAGTACATCCCGGCCGGATTTGGCGCTCTGTTGGGCTGCCTCAGAAATAGCCCGGGCCACCGTCAGAATGGTGCCCTCGACCGGGTTGATGACGCTTTGATAGGCCTGCTCCGCCCCTAATTTGGCCGCGCGGGCGAAATTTTGGGTGGTAAAAGCCCTTTGATTCTCAAAGCCTCTGGCTAAACCTTGTAAAAACTGAGATAAAATAACGCCGGAGTTACCTCTGGCGCCCAGCAACGCGCCCCTGGCGGCAAAGGCGGCAATGACGCCCACTGTATGGTCCGGCGCTTCCTCTACTTCTCTCAGGGCCGCGCGCATGGTCAGCCACATGTTGGTGCCGGTGTCGCCATCGGGCACCGGAAAAACGTTCAGATTGTTGACTATCCCCACGTGCGCTTCAAGCCATTGCTGGCCGCCCTGAAACATATTTTTAAGGCCAATCCCATTACCCGCCACCACAATGCCATTTTTTACCTGAAACCCTTGCCTGATCAATTCTTTGTTAGACAATCCTGTCAACTGGCCCCTCTTTGCTCTGTAAAACACACCGCTGATCGTCACGTTGCATTACCTGACGGCTGTTTGCCAATTTGCGGCCTCTATGCTATTATATCGCTTTGTGGTCGCAACGGGTGTGTTGCGGCTTTTGTTTGAAAATTTAGATAAGGAAATTGACCATGGCCAAGTGTGAAATCTGCGGTAAAAAGCCTTTAAGTGGACACAACGTGAGCCACTCCATGCGCCACACCAAGCGACAGTGGAAACCAAATATTCAAAAGGTGACCATTATGGTGGCTGGTAAGCCTAAAAAGGTTAGAGTCTGCGCCCGGTGTTTACGAACGGCTGCCAAAGTTTAGGCGCAAACTTAACAATCAAGAAATTTTTTATCTTTAAAGGCCAGCTTGTGTGCTGGCCTTTTTTGTTTGGAAGATTTAGAATACTACTCAGCAACCCGCCCTGCTAACCTACCCTATCCTATATCTTGGGGATATAGCCAAATCCGTTCCCATATATAGGGGATTCTACCCATTCAGATCAACCGGGCGCAAAAAAACACCATCCACTATAATACAACGTTCCCCCCAAAAATGCAAGATTTTTGGCGGCTCATCTTTTTTGGCCGGCCGCATTTCGTAATTGGCCGCATCCGGCGGCAATATCAAGGCCGCGCCGGAGCCGGACAGTAGTGGGAATCCCCCCTGCCTGCAATTTATCCCGAAACGCAGCCACCCGCTCGTCAGGCGAGCCGCGCCAGGGCGAATGGGGGGTGGGATTTAGCGGGATGAGATTGACGTGGCAAAGCAGCCCCTGGAGCAAGGTGGCCAATTGCTCGGCCTGAAGCGGGCTGTCGTTCACTTGGTCCATCAGCGCATATTCAAAGGTCACCCGGCGATGGGTGCGCTCAAGGTAATCCCGGATGGCCTGCATTAGCATGGCCAGGGGATAGCGGCGATTGAGGGGCACCAGGGTGTTGCGCAGTTCGTCTGTTGGCGCGTGTAACGAGACGGCCAGCCCAACCTGCTCCGGCTCCCGGCTCATCCGGCGGATGGCCGGGACCAGCCCCACGGTGGAGAGGGTCATGCGGCGCGCCCCCAGCTTAAAACCGGCCGGATCATTCAACCGGCGAATGGCTTGCCAGGTTTGGGCATAGTTGGCCAATGGTTCGCCCATGCCCATAAGCACAATATGGGTGACCTGCCGGCCGGCCCGGTGAAGCTGGCGGGCATAATAAAGCGCCTGGGCCACAATCTCTCCTGCCAAAAGATTCCGCTGAAAGCCCATTTGCCCGGTAGCGCAAAAAGGACAGCCCATGGCGCAGCCGGCCTGGGTGCTGAGGCACAAGGTTTGGCGCCGGTCATAGCGCATTAACACTGTCTCGATCTCTTGTCTATCCGGCAGGGCAAACAGTGTTTTATGCGTATAGCCGTCGGCGGAGTCCAGCGAAACCAGCGCCGTCAGCGGGCTGAGCACACTCTCTGCGGTCAGGCGTTGGCGCAGGGGTTGGGGCAGGGTGGTCATTTGAGTCGCATCGTCTACGTAATGTTGATAGAGCCAGGTTTCAATTTGCGCGGCCCGGTAGCCCGGCTCTCCCCAACCAATCAGCAGGTCTTTGAGTTCGGTTGAGGAAAGGTTGAGGAGGATGGGTTTGTTAGCTGTGTCCATTTATGGGCGTTTGGCCTTTTTCTTTTTTCCGGCCTTTGGCTTGTCCTTTTGTCCAAATAATCCCATCACCCGCCGGGGAATGAAGCTAATCACGGCCCACCCAAAAGCAAGAACCTGGCCAGCAAGCCAAAACGCCGTTGTCCAAAACGTAACCAGCCAGCGGAGGTAAAATCTGAAGCCGGTGCGGGCGGTTTCGCCGGCTTTTTGCGCGCCCACGCCCACTGCCCCGGCTACTTTGCTTGCCCCCGCCGATACTTTTTGCCCGGCCACCTTGCCGCTCTCGGCCACCCAACCGGCAATCTTGCGCTCATCCACGCCGGTGATGGCCCGCAGACTATCGCCCCAGGTGCCTACCGCCTCCGGCCCCAACCGGAAATAAGCATCCGCCCGCTGGCCGATAATGTACGACGAGAGCACATTGGTTCCCGCCGAAGCCAGCACGCCTACCACCGGTAAGGCTTTGACGACGGTTTTTTCTACAGCTTTTTCAGCCACCTTTTCACTGACCTTCCCGACTACTCGTTGCCCGGCGCTACGGGCCAGCATGGTGGTGCCCGCGCTCAGGCCGGTAATGGCCAACACAATCCGCTGTTTCTCTTCTTCAGTCAAGGGATAATTATAGACAGCGGCAATTTCTAACACCAATTCTGCCTGTAATTTAAAAGTAGCCCCAATGTCGGCCGCCGTGCCCAGGGTAAGGGCTGCTGCCGTCCCCACGCCGGGAATCAGCCCCGCCCCGGATGTGACCGCCCCCACCACGCCTGTTTTCTGACACTTTTCCCGGATGAGTTTTTGCGAGAGGGTCTGGGGCGAAGCATCGGGATATTTAGCCTTCAAATCCTCAATTTTGTCTGTTGCGGCGGCAATATCCACATCACTAATGGCCTTGTAAATGAGATTGGCAATCACGCCGGCTTTAGAGTCAATTGCGGCCAATTCCGCCGGAGACTGAGATTTGGCCTTCTGTTGCAAATCCCGGTCCACCGCCACCATAATTTCTTCAGCCTGGATTTTGAGTGATTTTTCGGTCATAGTTTCTGGTTAATCCTTTTAAGCTTATTTCAATACCCCTATTATTTGAATTATAACCAAAATCCACCGCTTGCCTAATGAGGAGACATTTTAAGATAAATGTGGTTCTGGCCCCTTATCCTTTGCTCTATTACATTTTGAAATTTGTCAATTTATAGCAAGTCCTGTTACAATTAACTGGAGTCATTCTCTACTTGGTTCAACAAGAATTATATGGCGGCTCTTATTTTCCTCAGTCACGCCCCTATTTTTGCTCGCGCCACAACTATCCTTAATTTGGGAGGGACACCCGTGCCGTAAAGTATGTCAACCAATAACAGCAGAAGGGCGATGAATAAATGATCAATTCCCTTTGTCCTGTTACTAAACCAGGCGGGAGCATAAAAAGATCAAGCCAAGGTATAGGAGAATGCGAACCTTAACAAACGGATATGCCGTTGGGGAGACACACTGCTAAACGAACCGTGATATAACTTGCCTCAGGAATTTCTCAGTTAATCCGTTAACTTGGAAACACCTGATAAGGAGGGTCATCATGAATAATTTACAACACTTGTGGCATCGTTTGACTATTCCCTACGCCACGGATGAAAGCGACTCGCGGCGGGAGTACATGACCAAAGTTGTGCTGGTCATTTTGATTTTGGTCAATGGGGTTTTATTTTTCCCTTTCTTGATTGGGGCACTGGTAGGCGCATTGACGCCGGAGATGCCGGTGATTACCCTGGTTATGGAGATACTACTCCTTACCGGGTGGTGGGCAGCCGACCGGGGGTATTGGCGTTGGGCCGGCTATGTGGCGCTTTTTGTCTTTTTTGCCCTGGCCCTTAAAACCAATTACGATTACGGCGTGGGGTCCGTGGCGATATTAATTTATGCCAGCGTGGTTTTGCTGGCTGCCATTCTTCAGGAGGGCAAAACCCGGTGGGGGATGTTGGTCCTGTGTATTGTCGCCTATCTTGGTTTTGGTTGGCTCCACATTCAGAACCGTTTGCCGCAGGCCCCGGCGCCTGAAGATAATGCCTCAATGTATTTCATCGCCGTAACCGGGATATTGACCTTTATGGCCGTGTTGCAATGGTTCTATACCTCGCAATTTCAACGCACGCAGGCAGAGTTGGTAGAGCATAAAGCTACGCTGGAACAGCGGGTGGCCGAACGCACCGCCGAATTAGAGGAAAGTATGGCCGAACGCGAACTTCTGCAACAGCAAGTCATTGAGGCCCAGAAACAGGCCATCCAGGAATTGTCCACTCCCGTTATCCCCCTGATGAACGCGCCCGACGGAAGAGGCAGCATTATTGTGATGCCCCTCATCGGCAGCATTGACACTATGCGGGCCAGAGATATTACCCGCGCCCTGCTGGCCGGTATCAGCAAACACCAGGCCAGGGTGGTTATTTTGGACGTGACCGGTGTTTCAATTATGGATACCGGCATTGTTAACCATCTCAATAAAACCATCCAGGCCGCGCAACTGAAGGGGGCGCGGACCATTGTCACCGGTATTTCCGACGAAGTGGCCGAGACCATTGTGGATCTGGGCATTGATTGGGGCAAGCTTGAAACGTTGCGCGATTTACAAACCGGCTTGGTGACCGCCTTGAGCAGCGTGGGCGTAAAATTGAGTGAAGCCTGACCCGGACGCTGCCGGGCTGCTACGCTCCCAGGCCGGAATAATAGTTGTTTGGCTAATGTTTTTGGATAGAAACAGGACAATGTCTTGTCTCTACCCGGTAAAAGTGCTGAATAGGTCTTGCATAATTGCGTAAGGGACCAGTCAATCATCCATTATATCAAGAAAGGAAAACCAGAAATGCAGCCAAAAATAACTTTTCCGAAAACACATGATATTGAGCAAATTAGCAACGCCGTGGTTCTTGCCGCCGAGAAAATGGGCGCAGCATACGATAAGGACGCCATAGACAAAACCCTCACCGTTTTAAAAGCGCCTTTTGAGGCGGGCAGTACTGCCTATAGAACCACCACCGGCCCGATCCAGGACATCAATTTTCGCTACATTAACCTGTGGGTTCCTTTTTATCCGTTTGATGTAGCCGTTGAAAACGGCCTCATTAAAAAGAACGGTCATCCTTGTTTGGACATCATTCCCACGGCAATGGATCATTTTGGGCTGATTCCCAATAAAACCGGATTTTTTGGGGTGGATGCCGGGGCTGCGACCGGCTTGGAGAAAATATGGCTCTTTTTCCCCAATTCGGTCCCGTTAGAGAAGGTCTTGCAGATGCCGGGCGTACCGGATGGCATCGCCGCTCATCTGGACTTTTTTAAAAAATACCAGCATCAGATGGTCAGGTTGTTTGGCGTAGATTTTCGCTCAAAAACCATCAACTTGTATTTTATGGCCTGGGAGATTGGCGGCTTAACCCCGCAAAAATGCGCCGGCATGCTGGGCGACCTGGGGCTGAATGTGCCCAACGACGAAATGTTACAACACTGCGCCCGCGCGGTGCCCCTGTACTATACCTTCAATTGGGAATCGCCCGAGGTGCAGCGGCTCTGTTTTGCCTGCTTTGCCCCCAAGCCTGCCCTGGTGCCAAAATGGGACCCGGTGATAGAAAAATTTGTGGCTACCGCCCCTACCCTGGCCCAGCAACGCCTGTTTTATTACAACCCCACCTTCAGCCGCAAGGGCGATTATACCAAAATAGAGATAGGTTTGGATGAGCTATATTCAGATGGGCTGTCTCAACTAATTCCCAGGGCTTTCCTGGAAAAGCAGTTTCCAACGTAGTAAGGAAGCTGATCCTAACTTCCTCTGGCAGCCTGTTAAAAAATCTCGTAGGGTGGATTTTTAACCCGCTTAAGCAAGGAAAACCATCCTACTTCTCCAACAGGCTGCTAACGGAATAGATAAAAGTCCTTCGTAGCAAAACTACGAAGGACTTTTTAATAAATGTTACCCGGGAAAAAAGAAGCTAAATTATTACAAAAGCCTGGCAGGCGGCTTTTTAAGTAACGGTTTTGTAAGTTGCCAAAAAAGCACGCTTATACTCCCCAAACGTGCCTGCCAAAATTGATTGTCGAATCCGCCCCATGGTTTCCAGGATAAAATGAAGGTTATGCAGCGTGGCCAGGCGTAAAGCCAACGTTTCTTTGGCAATGATCAGGTGGCGCAGATAGGCCAGGCTAAAGTTGCGGCAGGTGTAACACCGGCAATCCGGCTCGATGGGGTTTTTATCGGCGGCGAAACGGGCGTTGCGTAAATTGAGGCGGCCTTGTTTGGTAAAAACCGCCCCGTTGCGGGCAATGCGGGTGGGCAGCACGCAATCGAATTGATCCACCCCTCGCGCCACACTTTCAAACAAATCTTCCGGGCTACCCACGCCCATCAGATAACGGGGTTTGTGGCGGGGCAAAATAGGCTGCACCACGTCCAGCATGGCGTGCATTTGAGCCTTGGTTTCGCCCACGCTCAATCCGCCGATGGCGTATCCCGGAAAATCCAGCGCCGTCAGAAACTCCGCGCTCTGCGCCCGCAGGTCGGCAAACACCCCGCCCTGCACAATGCCGTACAGGGCTTGATCGGCGCGGCGTTGGGCTGCCCGGCACCGTTCGGCCCAGCGATGCGTGCGGGCCAGGGCCTCAACATTGTAGGCGTGATCCTCCGGCGGGGGGCACTCGTCAAAGGCCATGATAATATCCCCGCCCAGTTTTTCCTGGAGGGCGATCACGCTTTCCGGGGTAAAACGGTGGGTGGAGCCGTCAAGGTGCGAGCGAAACGTGACCCCCTCTTCATCCACCTCGCGCAGCCCGGCCAGGCTGAACACCTGAAACCCGCCGGAGTCGGTTAAAATAGGCCCGTCCCATTGCATAAATTGGTGCAGGCCGCCAAAATCGGCAATCAGGTCTGCGCCGGGCCGCAGGTAGAGATGGTAGGTGTTGCCCAGAATGAGCGTTGCCCCCAGGTCGTGCAGTTCAGCCGGGGTGAGGGTTTTAACCGTAGCCTGCGTGCCCACCGGCGCAAAAACAGGCGTGGGAATATCGCCGTGGGGGGTGTGGATGATCCCGGCCCTGGCCCGGCTGTGTTTGTCTTCGGCAATAAGTTCAAAAGAGAAGGACATTGTTTCGACCTCTACAAACCGAATTATTATATCATAACCTCACCCCTGACCAATTTTGGGGATTACTTTTGCGATAGGGCATCTGGACTGTGGGCATGCTCTAAGTTTTAAGCTAAAAAACCTTGACAATAGAACATTCGTTCTGGTATAATAACCTTACATCCGTGGTGAGGTTATTTTTAGTGGCGGCCAGAAGCTCGCGTCAAGTCTACAAAATCATCCAAAATGTGGCCCGTATTTTCGCCGGGCGGCCCGACCCATACGCGATTCCCACCAAACTCAACTACAAACCGCCGGCCCTTGATGCGCCTACCTTGCCCACCGGCCTGCGCCCCCTGGACAAAACGCTGGGCATTGGCGGCTTGCCCTGCGGCAAAATCACCGAATTGATCGGCCCGGGCGGATCAAGCCCCGGCGACGGGGCTATGTGCATCGCTGCCAAAATTGGCGCAAAGGTGCAGCGCCAGCAGCATATTGTGACCATTATTGATATGGGGCACAATGTTGACCCCTGGCAGGTTGAACGCTGCGGCCTGATGGCGCCCCAATTGTTCCTTGCCCGGCCCGATACGGTTTTTGCCGCCCTGACCACCCTGGAAAGCGCCGCCCGCAGCAAAGGCTTGCTGGTGGTGAGCATGGGCGCGGTGGCGGAACTGCTTAACCACGCCGACCCTGACCTGCTCTGGACCTTGCTGAGCCGCCTGCGGAGCATTGTCAGGCAATCGGAAAGTGTGTTTTTGTTTATTACCAATCCCCTGGATAATAACCCTTTTAACGCCGCCAATTACCCCTCCGGTTTCCCCCTGCCCGAATTGGCCGAAGTGCGCTTGTGGGTGCAAGACGAAAATTGGACCTACAAAGATGGCATCGCCACCGCCTACAAAGCCAGCCTGGCCGTGATCAAAAATCGGTTGGCCGCGCCGGGGTTGGGCGCTGAGATCAGGATCAAATTGGCCGGCCTTTAGTTGCTTCCGGTTGGGGGCGAGTTTGCCCCATCTGCCCCAAATTCACCGCGGAAACGCTGAGAACGCAGAGTTTTTTCTTTGCCATCTTTGCGCCTCGGCGGTGAGCCAATATTCGCCTCCAATTAATATTCTCCCCTCCTTCCACAGTTTTGCCTCATTTTGCCAACATGCTATAATGAATGTTTGTTTGAAGTATAAGAAGGAAGGAAATTGTGATGACCAAATTGCCACGCCCTCTTTTGGCGGCGTTTGTTGTGCTTGCCTTTATTTCTTTAAATTGCAGCCTGGCCCAATCCGTTCTTGACCGGGTCAAAACCAGCGGCCCGGTGGCCAAACTCAGCGCCGACCAGGAGGACGAAACCACCCGCCGCCGGCCCACCCTCCGGCCCACCTTCACCCCTACCCCCTATTACACCGAAACGCCCACCAGCACGCCTACCCCCACCATCACCCCCATCCCCACCGACACCTACACCCCGGTTCCCACCGACACCCCCACCATCACCCCCACCCCCCTGCCCACCGACACGCCTGTGCCCACCAACACCTCTCCTCCCCCCCCGCCCACCGACACCCCCGCGCCTGTCCCTACCCCCACCCCGGATTGGCCGTTCAGGGTAATAGAGCGGGGCGACCGGGCTATTCAGGGAACTACTTATCACGTTATTACTATTCTGGTAGCTGTGATTGACGGTAACAATACCCCTATAGGCGGCATCAAGATGGTGGGCGACCATGTTCCTTCGGGAGCGCACAAAGAAAGCCCTTTGAGCGATTGGAGCTATAGCAAAGCAAATTGCCTGGATTGCAGTTACATCAAACAGGGCAACCTGCAATTTGAACCGGGCGTTTTTGAAGACGGCACCTGGAACGTTTACCTGGCCGATAACAACGGCTCCCCACTTTCGGAAGTCATTCCGCTTTCGTATGCGGCCGATCCCAACCAATGGGTTTGGGACTTTATCATTTTTCAGAAAAAGTAAGAGGAACGCTTGAACTTCCGGCAACGTATTCCTTTACCCATAGTGATGATCATCGGTATGGCCGGCCTGGCCGCAAGCCTGGCCTGTTCGGTAGGGGCGCTGGCCGTGCAGCAGCCCACGCCCACCGTCACGCCGCGCAAAACGCCCCGGCCTACTTACACTTTTACCCCACCCTGGACGCCCACCTTTACCCCTACCCCTACCTTCACCCCCACCCCCACCCCCACCGAAACGCCTACGCCCACCCCCACCGAAACCCCGGCCGAGGCCGCCGCGCCGCCGCCGGCCCAAGCGGCGGCCCCGGAACCGGCCGAACCCACCGCCACCCCCACCCCCGAAGAACCTACGGCTACCCCGGCCCCGGAATACCCCTTTAGCGCGGCTTACTTTATTCACGATACCGGCTCGCCGGGCGAAACCCGCATGACGGCCTGGATCAGGGTAGATTACACGCCGGGCCAATTCAAAACCCTGTCCGGTTTTCAAATGAAGGCCGTTGCCCCGGACGGCAATACCTATTTAAGCGAGGTATCCGGTTCCGGTTTTGGCGACAGCACCGTTAAGGGCACCGGCGATAATCACAACATGAACACCAAACTGGAATTCACCCCCTACACGCCCGGAGTTTACAAGATTTACCTGGTTGAAGGAGGAGCGCAAGTATCGCCGGAAATCGAAGTGAACCTCAGCGCCGACCCCATGCAGTATGTTCATTTTGACTTTTTCAAGCAAGAGTGAATTAATTTGGAGCTAAAAATGAAACATAAACTAAGTACAGCATTGCGCAAGTGTGTGCCGGGTTTTTTCGTTCCCAAACTCAGTTTGGGAACGAGTCGGCGAGGATGGGTGCTGGCCCTGCCCCTGGTGTTAAGCCTGGCTTCGTTGGGGTGCGGTTTATCCGGCAGCCTGTCTGAGTTGCTGGGCAATAACAACCCGCCAACCCCCACCCGCATCCCTTTGCCCACATTTACTCCCACCCCGGCCAATATTGTTATGATAGACGTTAACGCCCAACCAACCTCTACCGCCACCCTTGAACCGTCCCCCACGCCGGAAATTTTTGAACCTTCCCCCACCCCTCCCCCACCCCCACCAGACACCCCAGAGCCGGTCAGCGCTGCGGTAACGGTTACCATTTTGAAAGATATGAATGTGCGCGGCGGTCCGGGCACCAATTATCCCGTACTCGGCACCGCGCCGGTAGGGGCTTCTTCTAACGTGGTGGGGCGCAACGCGGACAGCACCTGGCTGCAAGTGGAATACCCCCCCGGCTCAAGCACCACCGGCTGGGTTTACGCTCCCCTGGTGCAGGTTGACGGCAACCCGGAGGTGGTAGCTGTTGCCGCCGTATCTGAGCCACCGGCAGCTCCACCTCCAGAAGAATCGCCGCCAGAAGAGTCGCCGCCGCCGGCGCCGGAACCACCTAAATACCAATTTACGCCCGGCGCCTGGCACGCTTCTGAAAATGCGGGCATCTGTCACTTTAAAGGGCGAATGCGGGATGAGGCGGGGAACTTTGTTTACGGTTACAGCGTTTATGTGACCAATCTGTCGTGGGGGGCCATCTCTCACCCGGCCGGGGCCAGCCATCATTATCCAGACAAAAACGAGGAATGGGATGTGGCCGGCATTGAGTTGCAAAATTGTCCGGGCTGGTGGTATCTTTCGGTGGTGCGCTACGAGTGTGCGGACTTTCAGGCTCGCTTTGAAGCCCAATGCAAAGAGTTCACCCGCCTGTCTGAGGAGATCCCCGTAGAAGTGGTGTATCCCGACGAAATGGTCATTAACGCCGATTGGGTTTGTCATTGGGATTGCGACAAAGGACTGTATTCGCAGCCACTCCCACGTCCCTGAGTAAAGGCCCGCAAAGGGGCTAAGATGAAGGGCCAACGACAAATTATGGTAATTATTCATATGTCATCCGAGCGATAGCGAGGAATCTCCTTGAGGTGGCGGTTAAAAGGGGTGTTGGTTTGGCAAATTAACCCCAAAAACTGGGCGTTCACTGCCAAACTTTGGTTAACAGTGAATGTAAGGAGATTTCTCCCTTCGGTCGAAATGACATGCCTGAACAGTTACAAATGATGAAAGAGGTTGGTATAATCGGGAGATAAGCTTTGTCTAAAAAAGTACTTCTTTGGTTTGGAATTTCAATGTTTGTGCTGCTGTGCTGCGCAGTGGTGATGGGGACCGGCGCCTGGCAAGCTATTCGTTTGGCCAAGAATCCCGAACCAATAGCTGCGCCGGTCACAGCCAGCCCTACCCCTGTTGCACGCCTGGCGCCTACCCCGGTGAACATACCCTCCCCAACAATCTCCCCATCTCCGGTTGCTGCTGAACAGATGGAACCAACAGCCGAAAAAGAAAGCGGTAGCGACATCCAGGCCAGCCCGCTGCAACCCTCCACCGAGCAACTGCTCACCCAGGCTGTGCTGCCGGAGCGCGACCAACGCCTGCTGGCTATGCGCCTGAAGCATGCCGGCCAAGAAATTCCAGAAGTGAGCCGGGAGGTTGCCTATAATTTTCAACCGGGCGACAGTGACACCTTTTGGGTTACGGATAATCAACAAATCCCCCCCCGCCAATTCCAGGTAACCGCCGGGTTAAGGTACGTTACCGGCCACGCCTATTGGTGGGTCCAAGACGGCATGGAGGTCAACGCCGAGGCGCTGCAACGTTCCGCCGAACGTTTTGAAACAAAAACCTACCCCACCAACCGCGCCTTTTTTGGCAGCGAATGGTCGCCCGGCGTTGACAACGATCCCCGCGTGCACATTTTTATGGGCAATGCGCCCGGCGTGGCCGGATATTTTTCCGCCTCCAACGAATATTCCAAACTGGCCGAACCCTACAGCAACGAGCGCGAGATGTTCTTTATCAACCTCAATGCTCTGCAGCCCGGCAACGATTATTTTGACGGCGTGCTGGCCCACGAATTCCAGCACATGATTCACTGGTATCAGGACCGCAACGAGGATACCTGGACCAACGAGGGCCTGAGCGAACTGGCCACTTTGATCAACGGCTACGGCACCAGCAACTTTGTAGGCGCGTACACGGCCAACCCCGACACCCAATTGACCAGTTGGGCCGAAAGTCCGCACAATGCTGCGGCCAACTACGGGGCCAGTTTCCTCTTTATGGCCTACTTTCTGCAACGTTACGGCGAAGAAATGAC harbors:
- a CDS encoding 50S ribosomal protein L28 — its product is MAKCEICGKKPLSGHNVSHSMRHTKRQWKPNIQKVTIMVAGKPKKVRVCARCLRTAAKV
- the rlmN gene encoding 23S rRNA (adenine(2503)-C(2))-methyltransferase RlmN, translating into MDTANKPILLNLSSTELKDLLIGWGEPGYRAAQIETWLYQHYVDDATQMTTLPQPLRQRLTAESVLSPLTALVSLDSADGYTHKTLFALPDRQEIETVLMRYDRRQTLCLSTQAGCAMGCPFCATGQMGFQRNLLAGEIVAQALYYARQLHRAGRQVTHIVLMGMGEPLANYAQTWQAIRRLNDPAGFKLGARRMTLSTVGLVPAIRRMSREPEQVGLAVSLHAPTDELRNTLVPLNRRYPLAMLMQAIRDYLERTHRRVTFEYALMDQVNDSPLQAEQLATLLQGLLCHVNLIPLNPTPHSPWRGSPDERVAAFRDKLQAGGIPTTVRLRRGLDIAAGCGQLRNAAGQKR
- a CDS encoding DUF697 domain-containing protein, whose amino-acid sequence is MTEKSLKIQAEEIMVAVDRDLQQKAKSQSPAELAAIDSKAGVIANLIYKAISDVDIAAATDKIEDLKAKYPDASPQTLSQKLIREKCQKTGVVGAVTSGAGLIPGVGTAAALTLGTAADIGATFKLQAELVLEIAAVYNYPLTEEEKQRIVLAITGLSAGTTMLARSAGQRVVGKVSEKVAEKAVEKTVVKALPVVGVLASAGTNVLSSYIIGQRADAYFRLGPEAVGTWGDSLRAITGVDERKIAGWVAESGKVAGQKVSAGASKVAGAVGVGAQKAGETARTGFRFYLRWLVTFWTTAFWLAGQVLAFGWAVISFIPRRVMGLFGQKDKPKAGKKKKAKRP
- a CDS encoding STAS domain-containing protein — its product is MNNLQHLWHRLTIPYATDESDSRREYMTKVVLVILILVNGVLFFPFLIGALVGALTPEMPVITLVMEILLLTGWWAADRGYWRWAGYVALFVFFALALKTNYDYGVGSVAILIYASVVLLAAILQEGKTRWGMLVLCIVAYLGFGWLHIQNRLPQAPAPEDNASMYFIAVTGILTFMAVLQWFYTSQFQRTQAELVEHKATLEQRVAERTAELEESMAERELLQQQVIEAQKQAIQELSTPVIPLMNAPDGRGSIIVMPLIGSIDTMRARDITRALLAGISKHQARVVILDVTGVSIMDTGIVNHLNKTIQAAQLKGARTIVTGISDEVAETIVDLGIDWGKLETLRDLQTGLVTALSSVGVKLSEA
- the tgt gene encoding tRNA guanosine(34) transglycosylase Tgt codes for the protein MSFSFELIAEDKHSRARAGIIHTPHGDIPTPVFAPVGTQATVKTLTPAELHDLGATLILGNTYHLYLRPGADLIADFGGLHQFMQWDGPILTDSGGFQVFSLAGLREVDEEGVTFRSHLDGSTHRFTPESVIALQEKLGGDIIMAFDECPPPEDHAYNVEALARTHRWAERCRAAQRRADQALYGIVQGGVFADLRAQSAEFLTALDFPGYAIGGLSVGETKAQMHAMLDVVQPILPRHKPRYLMGVGSPEDLFESVARGVDQFDCVLPTRIARNGAVFTKQGRLNLRNARFAADKNPIEPDCRCYTCRNFSLAYLRHLIIAKETLALRLATLHNLHFILETMGRIRQSILAGTFGEYKRAFLATYKTVT
- a CDS encoding SH3 domain-containing protein; this translates as MKHKLSTALRKCVPGFFVPKLSLGTSRRGWVLALPLVLSLASLGCGLSGSLSELLGNNNPPTPTRIPLPTFTPTPANIVMIDVNAQPTSTATLEPSPTPEIFEPSPTPPPPPPDTPEPVSAAVTVTILKDMNVRGGPGTNYPVLGTAPVGASSNVVGRNADSTWLQVEYPPGSSTTGWVYAPLVQVDGNPEVVAVAAVSEPPAAPPPEESPPEESPPPAPEPPKYQFTPGAWHASENAGICHFKGRMRDEAGNFVYGYSVYVTNLSWGAISHPAGASHHYPDKNEEWDVAGIELQNCPGWWYLSVVRYECADFQARFEAQCKEFTRLSEEIPVEVVYPDEMVINADWVCHWDCDKGLYSQPLPRP
- a CDS encoding immune inhibitor A, with amino-acid sequence MSKKVLLWFGISMFVLLCCAVVMGTGAWQAIRLAKNPEPIAAPVTASPTPVARLAPTPVNIPSPTISPSPVAAEQMEPTAEKESGSDIQASPLQPSTEQLLTQAVLPERDQRLLAMRLKHAGQEIPEVSREVAYNFQPGDSDTFWVTDNQQIPPRQFQVTAGLRYVTGHAYWWVQDGMEVNAEALQRSAERFETKTYPTNRAFFGSEWSPGVDNDPRVHIFMGNAPGVAGYFSASNEYSKLAEPYSNEREMFFINLNALQPGNDYFDGVLAHEFQHMIHWYQDRNEDTWTNEGLSELATLINGYGTSNFVGAYTANPDTQLTSWAESPHNAAANYGASFLFMAYFLQRYGEEMTQAVVANPQNGVAGFNAVLAEHGFTERFDDIFADFLIANYLQDPESGTGRWGYTDFNPGPVSLTERYSVYPYENQTTVYQYGADYLELTGQGRVVLDFTGNTQVKVIDNNAHSGAYQWYSHRGDDTNTHLTHAFDLRPVDTATLRYWTWYKIEENWDYGYVEISTDGGQTWTILATPHSATDNPTGNAYGPGYTGISGGGPGWIEENIDLSGYTGREVLIRFEYVTDDGINLPGWAIDDISIPEIGFYDDVEPGPGDWQAAGFVRIDNVLPQKFLVQVLEIGDEIKVTPLPLDEANHGSLTINGLGNTLDRAILMVSGLTPVTTQPARYEYKLTAVE